One Deinococcus roseus genomic window carries:
- a CDS encoding ATP-binding cassette domain-containing protein gives MQKLVEMQNISKRFGGVQSLDDVSVDLYPGEVVGLLGHNGAGKSTLIKILSGAYTADSGRILVSGQEAHIRSPKDAQKSGIETIYQNLALADNLDVAANIFLGRELLRGGTLDEDHMEYESRQVLDRLKVHLPTLKKPVLTFSGGQRQAIAIARAIYFKAKVLIMDEPTAALGPQETRQVGELIKALKSEGVGIFLISHDMHDVFDLSDRVSVMKNGKLVGTVRTQDVTQDEVLGMIISGAKPAVMMR, from the coding sequence ATGCAGAAGCTTGTGGAAATGCAAAACATCAGCAAGCGCTTCGGGGGCGTGCAGTCTTTAGACGATGTCTCCGTGGACCTTTACCCCGGTGAAGTGGTCGGCCTGCTGGGCCACAACGGGGCAGGAAAAAGCACCCTGATCAAGATCCTTTCCGGTGCGTACACTGCAGATTCGGGCAGGATCCTGGTTTCAGGTCAGGAAGCCCACATCCGCAGCCCCAAAGACGCCCAGAAAAGCGGCATCGAAACCATCTACCAGAATTTGGCACTGGCAGACAACCTGGATGTGGCAGCCAACATCTTTCTGGGCCGTGAATTGCTGCGTGGCGGCACCCTGGACGAGGACCACATGGAGTACGAGTCCCGGCAGGTGCTGGACCGCCTGAAAGTCCATTTGCCCACCCTCAAAAAACCTGTGCTGACCTTCTCGGGGGGCCAGAGGCAGGCCATCGCCATTGCCCGCGCCATCTACTTCAAAGCAAAAGTCCTGATCATGGATGAGCCCACTGCTGCACTGGGACCCCAGGAAACCCGTCAGGTGGGCGAACTGATCAAGGCCCTGAAATCCGAAGGGGTGGGCATCTTCCTGATCTCCCACGACATGCACGATGTGTTCGACCTCTCAGACCGGGTCAGCGTGATGAAAAACGGCAAACTGGTGGGCACCGTGCGCACCCAGGATGTGACGCAAGACGAGGTTCTGGGCATGATCATCTCGGGGGCCAAACCTGCGGTGATGATGCGGTAA
- a CDS encoding NAD(P)-dependent oxidoreductase, whose product MTEATGAMQDAVQQVGFIGLGHMGEPMALNLVRAGIPLLVWNRTPAKTQLLKDAGAQVAQNAPEVFAKTEVIVLMLATEDSMDEVLGRGTPAFATHLRGKILVHMGTTSPGYSRSLEQEVRAAGGQYVEAPVSGSRVPAEKAQLITMLAGDNAALETIRPLLRPLCREMVDCGPVPNALLMKLSVNLFLITLVTGLSEAYHFAERQGVDPALFTQVLAAGPMASDVSRIKASKLLQQDFSVQASIADVFKNNRLVAEAARSAGIASPLLDVCYALYGETLNLGFGGLDMAAVVRAIEARTDHKDQPQGDS is encoded by the coding sequence ATGACAGAAGCCACAGGTGCAATGCAGGATGCAGTCCAGCAGGTGGGTTTCATTGGGCTGGGGCACATGGGGGAACCCATGGCCCTCAATCTTGTGAGGGCAGGCATTCCCCTGCTGGTCTGGAACCGCACACCCGCCAAAACCCAGCTCCTGAAAGATGCAGGAGCACAGGTTGCCCAGAATGCCCCAGAGGTTTTTGCAAAAACAGAGGTCATTGTGCTGATGCTGGCCACCGAAGACAGCATGGATGAGGTGCTGGGACGGGGCACGCCTGCTTTTGCCACCCACCTGCGGGGCAAAATTCTGGTGCACATGGGCACCACCTCGCCAGGGTATTCCCGCAGTCTGGAACAGGAGGTCAGGGCTGCTGGGGGCCAGTACGTGGAAGCCCCGGTTTCCGGGTCCCGTGTTCCTGCCGAAAAAGCCCAGTTGATCACCATGCTGGCTGGAGACAACGCTGCGCTGGAAACCATCCGGCCCCTCCTCAGACCGCTCTGTCGGGAAATGGTGGATTGCGGCCCGGTGCCCAATGCCCTCCTGATGAAGCTTTCGGTGAATCTGTTCCTGATCACCCTGGTCACAGGCCTTTCAGAGGCGTACCACTTTGCAGAAAGACAGGGGGTGGACCCTGCCCTTTTCACGCAGGTGCTCGCTGCAGGTCCCATGGCGAGTGATGTGTCCAGAATCAAGGCCAGCAAACTCCTGCAGCAGGATTTCTCGGTGCAGGCCTCCATTGCAGACGTGTTCAAAAACAACCGTCTGGTGGCAGAAGCCGCCCGAAGTGCAGGCATTGCCTCTCCCCTGCTGGACGTGTGCTACGCCCTTTACGGCGAGACCCTGAACCTGGGATTTGGTGGGCTGGACATGGCTGCAGTGGTCCGGGCCATTGAAGCCCGCACAGACCACAAAGACCAACCTCAGGGAGATTCCTGA